The following coding sequences are from one Chelonoidis abingdonii isolate Lonesome George chromosome 4, CheloAbing_2.0, whole genome shotgun sequence window:
- the DIO3 gene encoding thyroxine 5-deiodinase, whose protein sequence is MLHSLGVHTLQLLTQVAACILLFPRFLLTALMLWLLDFLCIRKKVLLMGSRAEEEASPGQEPPPDDPPVCVSDSNRMFTLESLKAVWHGQKLDFFKSAHVGSSAPNPEVIQLEGQKQLRILDYARGKRPLILNFGSCTUPPFMARLRSFQRLAAHFVDIADFLLVYIEEAHPSDGWVSSDAAYQIPKHQCLQDRLRAAQLMQQGAPGCPLAVDTMDNASSAAYGAFFERLYIIQEEVVMYQGGRGPDGYKISELRSWLDQYKTRLQSPSTVVIHV, encoded by the coding sequence ATGCTCCACTCCCTCGGCGTTCACACCTTACAGCTGCTCACCCAGGTCGCTGCCTGCATCCTCCTGTTCCCCCGCTTCCTGCTCACCGCGCTGATGCTCTGGCTCCTGGATTTTCTCTGCATCAGGAAGAAGGTGCTGCTGATGGGCAGCAGGGCGGAGGAGGAAGCCAGCCCTGGCCAAGAGCCACCCCCGGACGACCCCCCGGTCTGTGTGTCCGACTCCAACCGCATGTTCACCCTGGAGTCCCTGAAAGCCGTGTGGCACGGGCAGAAGCTGGACTTCTTCAAATCAGCCCACGTGGGCTCCTCTGCCCCCAACCCCGAAGTCATCCAGCTGGAAGGGCAGAAGCAACTCAGGATCCTGGACTACGCCCGAGGCAAGAGACCCCTGATCCTGAACTTTGGGAGCTGCACCTGACCCCCCTTCATGGCTCGCCTGAGGTCCTTCCAGCGCCTGGCTGCGCACTTCGTTGACATCGCTGACTTCCTGCTGGTGTACATCGAAGAGGCTCACCCCTCCGACGGCTGGGTCAGCTCGGACGCAGCCTACCAGATCCCCAAGCACCAGTGCCTCCAGGACAGGCTGAGGGCGGCTCAGCTGATGCAGCAAGGGGCGcctggctgccccctggcagtggaCACCATGGACAATGCTTCCAGCGCCGCCTATGGCGCCTTCTTTGAAAGGCTCTACATCATCCAGGAGGAGGTGGTGATGTACCAGGGAGGCAGAGGACCAGACGGCTACAAGATCTCCGAACTCCGGAGCTGGCTCGACCAGTACAAAACCCGGCTCCAGAGCCCCAGCACGGTGGTCATCCACGTGTAA